In the genome of Candidatus Yanofskybacteria bacterium, one region contains:
- the rpmF gene encoding 50S ribosomal protein L32, with product MGVPRAHSTRGQKGRRRSHLALTKIGLVSCSHCHKPKLSHRVCKSCGFYGEKEVINVLARELKKKERNRKAQK from the coding sequence GTGGGAGTCCCTCGCGCACATTCTACTCGCGGCCAAAAGGGCCGCCGACGCAGCCACTTGGCCCTTACAAAAATCGGGTTAGTTTCATGTTCGCATTGTCATAAACCAAAGCTGAGCCACCGAGTATGTAAATCCTGCGGTTTTTACGGAGAAAAAGAAGTGATTAACGTTTTGGCAAGGGAGCTAAAGAAAAAAGAAAGGAATCGCAA